Sequence from the Aerosakkonema funiforme FACHB-1375 genome:
ATCCTCATCAACACCAACCCAGTTGCCAACAAACACAAAATTCCCATTACCCCCGCCAAAGGTTTCTCCCAAAAACCCGTTATCCAAGGCGAAACTTTATCAGTATATTTAACCAATTTAGCTGTATCGATCGTAGCAATACCCCAAATCCAACCCGCGTGCAATCCCCACGCCAAACCCAAACTACCATTATCTACTAACCGCGCCGATACCAATACCATTCCCATCAACCACAGTCCCGGTAATTGCGGTAAAGTTTCCCGAATTTCCCAAACCAAATGCAGCAAGGCAAATATCGAACTGGAAATAATCGCTGCTATCCATATAGAATAATCCTGCTGAAGTTCGTTCAGCAGGAAACCGCGAAAAATTAACTCTTCTGTCCCGCTTACCCACAACCCTATTAACAGGGTAGTGAGCAGAATTTGTAAGAGTTTTGTATCTTTTTCTATCTGCCAATCAACCCAGCCTAACGCCCATTGTATAGCAAATAGGATCGCAATACCGATCGCACCTCCGGCAAGACCCAACCCCATCGAAAATAAAATTCTAGGGTTGAGTGTAATACCATAATTTGAGAAAGACACCCCCTCCACCCCAGCTATTCCCCATAATAATAGAGGCGCAATTAGGTAAAGGGATGCCAATAAAGGCAACTTTTGCTTTGCTTCCAATGGTTTGGGAGGATGCCATTTGAGTGCGATCGCTATAGGAATAGCTATGGGCAACCAACATATCACCCATACTAACAAAAAAGCGATCGCCCTCAAAAGTGCTGGAGCTTCAGCGACGAATAATAGCATTGCCCCAACTCTGCGCTCAAATAGGTTCATTGCCACTGCACCGCATCAATCGGGGGATTTCAAACATTAGCTGGAAAGGAAGCAATCATACCGCCCCCTTTGCTTTGGTGTCAGTGAATCAGCGTCAAGTGCGATTGGGATTTTTATTCCTCTTCCTCGCCTTCCTCGCCTTCCTCGGCTGCTACTTTACCATTCCTCGACCCATTTTTATCTGCATCAACTTGGATCAAGTGAATGTGCTTATAGCCCAGTTTTATTTCAAATTCATCACCGGGCTTTAATCCCATTGACTCCGTATAGGTCGAGCCTATAACAATCTGACCGTTTTTATGGACGCTAACTCGATAAGTCGCTTCGCGACCGCGACCGTCTTTCGCTCCTTCCGGATCGAGAGGAATACCCCGCGCCGCCAACAGAGCGTCATAAAAATCTGTCAGATTGACGCGGGCCTGGTTATTTTTCGATACCGAGTAGTACCCGCAGCGCTTTGCCGTTTCGCGCCTGGGTAAGTGGGAAAGTTCTTTTACTTTTTGAAGAAGTGCCTTTCCTGTTAATGGTGCTGTTGCAGTTTCAGTCATCTGTTTGTGAAAACTACGCTTTTTAGCTTAGTTAATAGATTAGGCTGTCAAGTTTAGCCATATAAAGAATATATCCTTAAATGTGGGTATTTTGGCAACTATTTCGAGCGAACTATACTCGAAATTAAATATTTTTTTGTGCTTTGGTAATTCCAGACTCGACTTTTGACGCTTGTAGTGCTTCTCGACAAAGGCGATCGAGCAGATTTCCCCCCAAAAAGATACATCCCGTTACAAAATTTGGAGTAAATGTCTGCAAAAATTGATTTACTGCTCTCAACGAGGAGAAACAACGTCTTATTTAATGATGTCTGAATAGTTGGCAGGAGAAACAGCCGTTTTGAAGGTGGCTGAAGTCTATCTACCTCACCACTCAAGTTAGAGGTTGCTCTGCTATCTAAGTAACGTTCCTCCTCTTTAAGCCAAATTTCATTACTTTTTGGGACATTTGAAAAATAAAAATCTATCTTTAAGAAGATTTACTCAAACAGACAGAACTATACTTCTAGAGTGGTTGGTAGAAGCTAATTTAAAAAAGCAGTATCCCCTTGC
This genomic interval carries:
- a CDS encoding CPBP family intramembrane glutamic endopeptidase, yielding MLLFVAEAPALLRAIAFLLVWVICWLPIAIPIAIALKWHPPKPLEAKQKLPLLASLYLIAPLLLWGIAGVEGVSFSNYGITLNPRILFSMGLGLAGGAIGIAILFAIQWALGWVDWQIEKDTKLLQILLTTLLIGLWVSGTEELIFRGFLLNELQQDYSIWIAAIISSSIFALLHLVWEIRETLPQLPGLWLMGMVLVSARLVDNGSLGLAWGLHAGWIWGIATIDTAKLVKYTDKVSPWITGFWEKPLAGVMGILCLLATGLVLMRI
- a CDS encoding AbrB family transcriptional regulator, which gives rise to MTETATAPLTGKALLQKVKELSHLPRRETAKRCGYYSVSKNNQARVNLTDFYDALLAARGIPLDPEGAKDGRGREATYRVSVHKNGQIVIGSTYTESMGLKPGDEFEIKLGYKHIHLIQVDADKNGSRNGKVAAEEGEEGEEEE